In uncultured Bacteroides sp., the following proteins share a genomic window:
- a CDS encoding outer membrane beta-barrel family protein, whose translation MKKLFMIIIFSSFCFWAKAQVSDSASVSVDSVLHQLPEIMVKGERPMVKASQGKLIYDLPRIVSNLPVDNAYDAIKEIPGVMDMQGALSLAGSAVNIIINGKVSTMSAEQLTTLLKTIPVSKIEKAEVMYAAPARYNIRGAVINLVLKSGIGEAPSLMGELYSAWTQKYYENLQERGSLLFSSNKFSADFLYSYGNGREYSGNDRYEKHLLKGTTYDLSQFTRGRSRDEDNNIRLGMDYSFTKDNVLSFVYSTQLSKGTYRNATTGSEVSKADKYDESQLHNLKLDYQSPFGMKAGSEFTYYKNPGSQLFKGVMNNTDTHFFSKDQQKINKWMFYLNQSHQLPANWGINYGVQYTTSTDNNYQYYFDDVTGDYIPTNSLNSRRKEHTFNGFIGFNKNFGDKFSMDASLAAEYYKTVVWNEWTFYPTLNATYTPKAGHVLQLSFSSNKQYSSYWSTNDAITNASSYVEIQGNPYLKPSREYETNLTYILKSKYMFTAFFNHVPDYFTQVPYQSPDRLVLIYKYHNFNYQQQVGLQTVIPFKVKDFLDSRLTLVGYYKREKDNDFYDIPFNRSKYSFMASMDNTFTISSQPDIKFVLTGFYQNGTIQGIYDLSRSFDVNTALKWTFAKQRAQITLKGDDLFNSSFIKTNIDYANQYSTMKTVMNNRAFTLSFSYKFGNYKEKQRKGVDTSRFNK comes from the coding sequence ATGAAAAAACTATTCATGATAATAATTTTTAGTTCTTTCTGCTTCTGGGCGAAAGCACAAGTTAGTGATTCTGCATCGGTATCTGTAGACAGTGTTCTGCATCAGTTGCCAGAAATCATGGTAAAAGGCGAACGCCCTATGGTAAAGGCCTCGCAAGGCAAACTTATTTATGATCTTCCTCGTATAGTCAGCAATTTGCCGGTAGATAACGCTTACGACGCAATAAAAGAGATTCCGGGAGTAATGGATATGCAAGGAGCATTGTCTTTGGCAGGATCGGCTGTAAATATTATCATCAACGGAAAAGTAAGCACCATGAGTGCTGAGCAACTTACAACTTTACTGAAAACCATTCCGGTGTCTAAAATAGAAAAAGCAGAAGTTATGTATGCTGCTCCGGCAAGATATAATATCCGTGGAGCCGTGATTAATCTGGTGTTGAAATCGGGTATTGGTGAAGCTCCTTCGCTTATGGGAGAGCTCTATTCGGCATGGACACAAAAGTATTACGAGAACCTGCAGGAAAGGGGAAGCCTGCTTTTTTCTTCCAATAAATTTTCTGCCGATTTTCTTTATTCATACGGCAACGGACGTGAATATTCAGGTAATGACAGATATGAGAAACATTTACTGAAAGGTACCACATACGATTTAAGCCAGTTCACCAGAGGGCGTTCACGTGATGAGGATAATAATATTCGATTGGGTATGGATTATTCCTTTACTAAAGATAATGTACTTAGTTTTGTTTATTCCACCCAGCTATCAAAAGGTACTTATCGCAATGCCACAACAGGATCGGAAGTAAGTAAGGCAGATAAATATGACGAGAGTCAGCTTCATAATCTGAAACTCGATTATCAGTCGCCCTTTGGAATGAAGGCAGGATCGGAGTTTACTTATTACAAGAATCCTGGTTCACAGCTTTTTAAGGGAGTAATGAATAACACGGATACCCATTTCTTCTCAAAAGATCAGCAGAAAATAAATAAATGGATGTTTTACCTGAACCAAAGCCATCAGTTACCTGCTAATTGGGGAATCAATTATGGAGTGCAATATACAACCTCTACCGATAATAATTATCAGTACTACTTTGATGACGTTACGGGAGACTATATACCAACCAACTCTCTGAACAGTAGACGCAAAGAGCATACGTTTAACGGTTTTATCGGATTTAATAAGAACTTTGGTGATAAGTTTTCCATGGATGCTTCTCTTGCGGCAGAGTATTACAAGACTGTTGTATGGAATGAATGGACTTTTTATCCCACTTTAAACGCTACCTATACTCCTAAAGCAGGGCATGTGTTGCAACTGTCTTTTTCCAGCAATAAGCAATATTCTTCTTACTGGAGTACGAATGATGCAATCACAAATGCAAGCAGCTATGTGGAAATTCAGGGTAATCCATACCTGAAACCTTCACGGGAATACGAAACAAACCTGACATATATTTTGAAGAGCAAGTATATGTTTACGGCATTCTTTAATCATGTACCCGATTATTTCACACAGGTTCCTTATCAGTCGCCCGACAGATTGGTGCTGATCTATAAATATCATAATTTCAATTATCAGCAGCAAGTCGGACTGCAGACTGTTATCCCATTTAAGGTGAAAGACTTTCTTGACTCACGTCTTACGTTGGTGGGTTATTACAAGCGTGAGAAAGACAATGATTTCTACGATATACCTTTTAACCGTAGCAAATATTCGTTCATGGCGAGCATGGATAACACTTTCACCATCTCTTCTCAGCCTGATATTAAGTTCGTTCTTACAGGATTCTATCAGAATGGGACTATTCAGGGAATATATGATTTAAGTCGTTCATTCGATGTAAATACGGCTTTGAAATGGACATTTGCCAAACAACGCGCACAGATTACTTTAAAGGGAGACGATTTGTTTAATTCGAGCTTTATAAAAACCAATATAGATTATGCCAATCAGTATAGCACGATGAAGACGGTTATGAATAACCGTGCTTTCACACTCTCTTTCAGTTACAAGTTTGGTAATTACAAGGAGAAACAACGTAAAGGAGTTGACACTTCCCGCTTCAATAAATAG
- a CDS encoding bifunctional GNAT family N-acetyltransferase/carbon-nitrogen hydrolase family protein gives MEPMHKISKVKIRSLQLDDYAQLSQSFTRTYSDGSDIFWSHEQIEKLITIFPEGQIVAVVDNKIVGCAFSIIVDYDMVKNDHTYASVTGQETFNTHNPEGNILYGIEVFIHPEYRGLRLARRMYDYRKELCETLNLKAIMFGGRIPNYHKYAEDIRPKEYIHKVSKKEIFDPVLTFQLSNDFHVRKVMTNYLPNDEESRHFACLLQWDNIYYQPPTQEFIPQKTTIRLGLVQWQMRSYNTIDDVFEQVEFFVDAVSDYKSDFVLFPEYFNAPLMAKFNHLGESQAIRELAKYTNEMRKRFINLAISYNINIITGSMPQLRGDDLYNVGFLCRRDGTYDTYEKIHVTPDETKSWGLSGGKVIKTFDTDCAKIGILICYDVEYPELTRIMADQGMQILFVPFLTDTQNGYSRVRICAQARAIENECFVVIAGSVGNLPRVHNMDIQYAQSGVFTPCDFAFPTDGKCAEATPNTEMILVSDVDLNLLNELHTYGSVRNLKDRRNDLYELKLKK, from the coding sequence ATGGAACCTATGCATAAAATAAGCAAAGTAAAAATCCGTTCTCTGCAGCTGGACGATTATGCCCAACTATCACAATCATTTACCAGAACCTATTCAGATGGAAGCGATATATTCTGGTCTCACGAACAAATAGAAAAGTTAATCACAATCTTCCCCGAAGGACAGATTGTAGCGGTTGTAGATAACAAAATAGTGGGTTGTGCTTTCTCTATCATTGTAGATTACGATATGGTAAAGAACGATCACACCTATGCTTCTGTTACCGGACAGGAAACTTTCAACACACATAATCCGGAAGGAAACATCTTGTACGGCATAGAAGTCTTTATTCATCCTGAATATCGTGGCCTCAGACTGGCTAGGAGAATGTATGATTACCGCAAGGAGCTTTGTGAAACTCTAAACCTGAAGGCTATCATGTTTGGTGGTAGGATACCAAACTATCACAAGTACGCTGAGGATATTCGCCCCAAAGAGTATATCCATAAAGTAAGCAAGAAGGAGATTTTTGATCCCGTGCTTACCTTCCAGTTATCTAATGATTTCCACGTGCGTAAGGTAATGACCAATTACCTGCCTAATGATGAAGAATCACGTCACTTTGCCTGTCTTTTGCAATGGGATAATATTTATTATCAGCCACCCACGCAAGAGTTTATTCCTCAGAAAACGACGATCAGACTAGGGCTGGTTCAATGGCAGATGCGTTCCTATAACACTATCGACGATGTATTTGAACAGGTAGAGTTCTTTGTGGATGCGGTATCTGATTATAAAAGTGATTTTGTACTTTTCCCCGAGTATTTCAATGCACCATTGATGGCAAAGTTCAACCATCTGGGAGAATCTCAGGCCATTCGTGAGCTTGCCAAATATACCAATGAAATGCGGAAACGTTTCATAAACCTTGCCATCAGTTACAATATAAATATCATTACCGGAAGTATGCCACAACTTCGCGGCGACGACCTCTATAATGTGGGATTCCTTTGCCGCAGAGATGGTACTTATGATACTTACGAAAAAATTCATGTTACGCCCGATGAGACGAAAAGCTGGGGACTTTCAGGCGGAAAAGTAATTAAAACCTTTGATACAGATTGTGCGAAGATAGGGATATTGATTTGTTACGATGTGGAATACCCTGAGCTTACCCGCATTATGGCCGATCAAGGAATGCAGATACTCTTTGTTCCGTTCCTTACCGATACACAAAACGGATATTCACGCGTACGGATCTGCGCTCAGGCCCGTGCTATTGAGAATGAATGCTTTGTGGTTATTGCGGGTAGTGTGGGAAATTTGCCACGCGTGCACAATATGGATATACAGTACGCCCAATCGGGAGTATTCACTCCTTGTGATTTTGCATTCCCAACCGATGGAAAGTGTGCCGAAGCCACACCAAACACCGAAATGATTCTGGTGTCTGATGTGGATCTGAATTTATTGAATGAACTTCACACTTATGGCAGTGTAAGAAACTTAAAAGACAGAAGAAATGATCTTTACGAACTTAAGTTGAAGAAGTAA
- a CDS encoding serine hydrolase, with translation MKTLKTLRFAILCTALILINLTALHGQTKSKDSTLGYAEASYSSLPDNEFMKNWLLLGPININETKAKLDDNKQKEFFDKDVLTSVIVQPNKALTKVKIDNSEYTWKPFKGEEKSIDFIKQFGQLNYSIVYALAEIKMKAPAKIIVGIGSDDAVKLFLNGKLVHQNWIGRALTPDDDIVILDLKKGSNQILLKIQNMEYDWSFCMRKLGKDILNGLLVESSGKGNLDNVKTLIKDGADVNAQDNSGLTAYQNAMIRGREKVMDYLKENGAETDKPMPPFDKLVDQIFKNVQTGITSGVSVLVSKNGKIIYERGFGYADIGNKVPVTSDTKFRIGSITKQFIAASILKLQEEGKLSVHDTLSKFIPGFPRGNEVTIHHLLTHTSGIHNYTDRPVFMKYVTMPVTSAQLIDTIKAYPYDFNPGDKWNYSNSGFFILGHIVEKISGKSLDSYLKDTFFKPLGMNSTGIYETKLLLNNEAYGYSYEKGDIIKAVNWDMSWAGGAGAIYSTTKDLNTWNEAIFNGKVLSPESLKAAFTSAELNNKQKTNYGYGWSIQDYRGNKFIGHGGGLHGFLSYLERQPEKNITVVVLCNSTPAPDGINPSANASLITEYLLWPEMTKQSSFTSDISVDEKILKKYVGRYHYGQGAVLTVTLEGNQLYAQMTGQSKYPIFPSSNDEFNWKVVEASVKFVMDEKGNVTNAIHHQGGQQIEAKKLKDEMPVAVNPSVFDKYVGKYDLGNSKAIVISKDDDKLFMQVPNLPLYQLLPASETEYFAREINIRLTFKSNSEGKTDLIIINTDGVEQSAKRVNE, from the coding sequence ATGAAAACATTAAAAACCTTACGTTTTGCAATTTTGTGCACAGCACTTATACTCATTAACCTGACCGCTCTTCATGGACAAACAAAAAGCAAAGATTCCACTTTAGGATATGCCGAAGCCTCTTATTCCAGTCTTCCTGATAACGAATTCATGAAGAACTGGCTACTCCTTGGTCCGATCAATATAAATGAAACCAAGGCTAAATTGGATGATAACAAGCAAAAAGAGTTTTTTGACAAAGATGTATTAACCAGTGTTATTGTTCAGCCAAACAAAGCTCTTACTAAAGTAAAGATTGATAATTCAGAATATACCTGGAAACCATTTAAAGGCGAAGAAAAGAGTATTGACTTTATTAAGCAATTTGGTCAGTTAAACTATTCAATTGTTTATGCTCTGGCTGAAATTAAAATGAAAGCTCCTGCAAAAATAATAGTGGGCATAGGCAGTGATGACGCCGTTAAACTATTCCTGAACGGTAAGTTAGTACATCAGAATTGGATTGGCCGGGCATTGACTCCAGATGATGATATTGTAATACTAGACCTAAAAAAGGGAAGTAATCAGATTCTGCTGAAGATACAAAACATGGAATATGATTGGTCTTTCTGCATGCGGAAACTAGGAAAAGACATCTTAAACGGACTCCTGGTAGAATCATCCGGTAAGGGAAATCTTGATAACGTGAAAACGTTGATAAAAGATGGTGCCGATGTGAATGCTCAGGACAATTCAGGATTAACAGCCTATCAAAATGCCATGATTCGGGGCAGAGAAAAAGTGATGGATTACTTAAAAGAAAATGGAGCAGAAACGGATAAGCCTATGCCTCCTTTCGATAAACTTGTTGATCAGATATTTAAAAATGTACAAACCGGAATAACATCCGGCGTCTCTGTTCTAGTGTCAAAGAATGGTAAAATTATATATGAAAGAGGGTTTGGGTATGCTGATATTGGCAATAAAGTACCTGTTACGTCCGATACAAAGTTCAGAATAGGATCCATTACCAAGCAATTTATTGCAGCATCCATCCTTAAACTTCAGGAGGAAGGCAAACTGAGTGTTCATGATACACTCTCAAAATTTATCCCTGGCTTTCCTAGAGGAAATGAAGTTACCATCCACCACCTGTTAACTCATACATCGGGTATACATAACTATACTGACAGACCTGTTTTTATGAAATACGTCACTATGCCAGTTACTTCTGCCCAGCTTATTGATACCATTAAGGCATATCCTTACGATTTTAATCCCGGTGATAAGTGGAACTATAGTAATTCAGGCTTTTTTATTTTGGGACATATTGTGGAGAAGATTTCGGGGAAGAGTCTGGATAGCTATCTGAAAGATACATTTTTCAAGCCTTTGGGAATGAATAGCACCGGCATTTATGAAACAAAGCTACTACTGAACAATGAAGCTTATGGCTATTCATATGAAAAAGGAGATATAATTAAAGCTGTAAATTGGGACATGTCATGGGCCGGAGGTGCAGGAGCCATCTATTCAACCACCAAAGATTTGAATACCTGGAACGAAGCTATTTTTAATGGGAAAGTTCTGTCTCCTGAGAGTCTTAAAGCAGCATTTACTTCTGCAGAACTTAACAACAAGCAAAAAACAAATTATGGTTATGGATGGTCTATTCAAGATTATCGGGGTAATAAGTTTATTGGTCACGGAGGTGGACTCCACGGTTTTTTGTCCTATCTGGAACGTCAACCAGAGAAAAATATCACAGTTGTTGTTCTCTGCAATTCCACACCAGCTCCCGATGGCATTAATCCAAGCGCTAATGCATCTTTAATCACCGAGTACCTTCTATGGCCTGAGATGACGAAGCAATCTAGCTTTACCTCTGATATTTCTGTGGATGAAAAAATACTTAAAAAATATGTTGGCCGGTATCATTACGGACAAGGTGCGGTGCTGACAGTAACACTTGAGGGCAATCAACTGTATGCACAAATGACAGGACAGTCTAAATATCCAATATTCCCTTCATCTAATGATGAATTTAACTGGAAAGTTGTTGAAGCCAGTGTGAAATTTGTAATGGACGAAAAGGGAAATGTAACCAACGCGATCCATCATCAGGGCGGACAGCAAATTGAAGCAAAGAAGTTGAAAGATGAAATGCCTGTTGCAGTTAACCCTTCCGTGTTCGATAAATATGTTGGCAAATATGATTTAGGGAATAGTAAGGCTATAGTTATCTCAAAAGATGACGATAAACTTTTTATGCAAGTACCTAATCTTCCCCTATATCAGCTCTTACCTGCATCCGAAACAGAATATTTTGCAAGAGAAATAAATATACGGCTTACATTTAAGAGTAATTCTGAGGGTAAAACCGATTTAATAATAATCAATACGGATGGAGTTGAGCAATCGGCAAAAAGAGTAAATGAATAA
- a CDS encoding HAMP domain-containing sensor histidine kinase, which produces MKLPFKIIVLLIILSLTGVFIYQAYWLVSFYHSTSKQTDTNIENAIKNADHIELFMRADRLSEKENKQRVTGVKADIHGEVSYSTLFRKGEVNKTSHIVIKKTMRRDGATYENERIIQGNNLVNDSINIGKDQNSIDAMLRQMQQGLHSAIDINVEAINVRDFDSIMNGELKKYNLNIRHYTQVVNTKTHKVQSSSLPASIDTKTLKMYELKYDVQGAHAYQVYTEPTDGIILKQMTGILLTSFIILVILSVSFWYLIRTILKQKTLDEMKSDFTNNITHELKTPIAITYAATDALLNFNLIDNESKREKYLHICIEQLQRLSGLVEQILSMSMEQRKTFRLNMETISVKELADNLIEQHKIKADKPANFTLSVEPENLSVKTDRVHTYNILSNLLDNAVKYSLEKADVSISISYSNNEFFVEVSDKGIGIAPEKQTHIFDKFYRVPTGNLHDVKGFGLGLFYVRTLAERMGGSINVKSTLGKGSTFTFKLPQHGNE; this is translated from the coding sequence ATGAAACTACCTTTTAAAATAATAGTGTTACTCATCATCCTGTCTCTCACAGGAGTGTTTATCTATCAGGCTTATTGGCTGGTAAGCTTTTACCATAGCACAAGTAAGCAGACCGACACAAATATTGAGAATGCCATAAAAAACGCTGATCATATTGAGCTGTTTATGCGTGCCGATAGATTGAGTGAGAAGGAAAACAAACAACGAGTGACCGGTGTAAAAGCCGATATACACGGTGAAGTCTCTTACTCCACATTATTTAGAAAAGGAGAGGTTAATAAAACAAGCCATATTGTTATAAAAAAAACAATGAGAAGAGATGGTGCGACTTATGAAAACGAAAGGATTATTCAAGGTAATAATTTAGTTAACGATAGCATCAATATAGGAAAAGATCAAAACTCCATAGATGCTATGCTAAGACAGATGCAACAAGGCTTACACTCGGCAATTGATATTAATGTAGAAGCAATCAATGTTCGGGACTTTGATAGTATAATGAACGGCGAATTAAAGAAATACAATCTCAATATCCGTCACTACACACAAGTTGTAAATACAAAAACGCACAAAGTACAAAGTTCTTCCTTACCAGCTTCCATTGACACCAAGACTCTGAAAATGTATGAACTGAAGTACGATGTTCAGGGTGCACATGCTTATCAGGTATATACCGAGCCTACAGACGGAATTATCCTGAAACAAATGACGGGAATTCTTCTCACATCATTCATTATCCTTGTCATATTATCCGTTTCGTTCTGGTATCTTATCAGAACCATTCTGAAACAAAAAACACTGGACGAGATGAAATCAGACTTTACCAATAATATTACTCACGAGCTGAAAACTCCGATAGCAATAACCTATGCGGCGACTGATGCTCTGCTCAATTTTAATCTCATTGACAATGAAAGTAAGCGTGAAAAGTATCTGCATATTTGTATAGAGCAATTACAGAGGCTTAGTGGACTGGTGGAACAGATTCTTTCCATGAGTATGGAGCAACGTAAAACCTTTCGTCTTAATATGGAAACTATAAGTGTAAAGGAGTTGGCCGACAATCTTATAGAGCAACACAAGATAAAAGCTGATAAGCCTGCAAACTTTACTTTGTCTGTTGAGCCGGAAAACCTTTCAGTTAAGACTGACCGTGTGCATACTTACAACATTTTGAGTAATCTTCTCGATAATGCCGTGAAATATTCACTGGAGAAAGCCGATGTGTCAATTAGCATCAGTTACAGTAATAACGAGTTTTTTGTAGAAGTTTCAGATAAAGGGATAGGTATTGCTCCCGAGAAGCAAACTCACATCTTTGATAAGTTCTACAGAGTGCCTACCGGTAACCTGCACGACGTGAAAGGATTCGGATTGGGACTTTTCTACGTTAGAACTCTTGCTGAAAGAATGGGAGGGAGTATTAACGTGAAAAGTACTTTAGGTAAAGGTTCTACATTTACATTTAAACTGCCGCAGCATGGGAACGAATGA
- the fsa gene encoding fructose-6-phosphate aldolase, translating to MKFFIDTANLDQIREAYDLGVLDGVTTNPSLMAKEGIKGVENQRKHYVEICNIVDGDVSAEVIATDYEGMIHEGRELAALHPHIVVKVPCTADGIKAIKHFAGVGIRTNCTLVFSIGQALLAAKAGATYVSPFVGRLDDICSDGIEVVRKIVEMYTIYDIKTQVLAASIRHTQHIIQCIEVGADVVTCPLSAIKGLLKHPLTDSGLEQFLADYKKVNS from the coding sequence ATGAAGTTTTTTATTGACACAGCAAATTTGGATCAGATCAGGGAAGCCTATGATCTGGGAGTTCTTGATGGAGTGACAACTAATCCTTCACTGATGGCAAAAGAGGGTATTAAAGGTGTAGAAAACCAGCGAAAGCATTATGTTGAGATCTGCAACATTGTGGATGGAGATGTGAGTGCGGAAGTTATTGCTACCGACTATGAAGGAATGATTCATGAAGGAAGAGAGCTGGCCGCTCTTCATCCTCACATAGTGGTGAAGGTTCCTTGCACGGCAGATGGCATTAAGGCCATAAAGCATTTTGCAGGTGTGGGAATCCGTACAAACTGCACGCTAGTGTTCTCCATAGGACAAGCATTACTTGCTGCCAAAGCTGGTGCCACATACGTTTCTCCCTTCGTAGGCCGACTGGATGATATTTGCAGTGACGGCATTGAAGTAGTTCGTAAAATAGTAGAGATGTATACCATTTATGATATTAAAACACAGGTGTTGGCCGCTTCAATAAGGCATACACAGCATATTATTCAATGCATTGAAGTTGGAGCAGATGTTGTAACCTGTCCGCTAAGTGCAATCAAAGGTTTACTTAAACATCCGTTGACTGATAGCGGACTGGAACAGTTCCTTGCAGATTATAAGAAAGTAAATAGCTGA
- a CDS encoding MTH1187 family thiamine-binding protein — MSVIMEFAIFPIDKGEHVSQYVKKVVEMIDTLPCKSQLTPMGTIVECDTMDECLAVISKANAILEQDAERVYCTATFDNKPGKKDQMEHKIKAVRGE, encoded by the coding sequence ATGTCTGTAATTATGGAATTTGCCATCTTCCCAATTGATAAAGGGGAACATGTGAGCCAATACGTTAAGAAAGTAGTAGAGATGATAGACACTTTGCCCTGCAAAAGTCAGCTGACTCCGATGGGAACTATTGTAGAGTGTGATACTATGGATGAATGTCTTGCAGTTATATCTAAAGCAAACGCTATCTTAGAGCAGGATGCCGAACGTGTTTATTGTACGGCAACATTTGATAATAAGCCTGGTAAGAAAGATCAGATGGAACATAAAATAAAAGCTGTAAGAGGAGAATAA
- a CDS encoding response regulator transcription factor has translation MGTNDKINVLLVEDEQTLSMIIKDTLEERDFTITTAKDGEEGLRLFMQLRPDVLVADVMMPRMDGFEMVRRIRQTDKTTPVLFLTARSAINDVVEGFELGANDYLKKPFGMQELIVRIKSLVHRAFVIEKNCITYVIGNYSFNSVTQQLSFSGTSMELSHRESEVLKRLCENMDQVVTTQNILIELWGDDSFFNSRSLQVFITKLRHKLAHDQRIRIINIRGIGYKLIVS, from the coding sequence ATGGGAACGAATGATAAAATCAATGTGTTGTTAGTGGAAGATGAGCAAACACTTTCAATGATTATTAAAGATACCCTCGAGGAAAGAGACTTCACAATTACCACTGCCAAAGATGGGGAAGAGGGGTTGCGCCTCTTCATGCAACTTCGTCCCGATGTATTGGTAGCCGATGTGATGATGCCCCGGATGGATGGCTTTGAGATGGTGCGTCGCATCCGTCAAACGGATAAAACCACCCCGGTATTGTTTCTCACAGCGCGCTCGGCCATCAATGATGTGGTAGAGGGATTTGAATTAGGAGCCAATGATTACCTGAAAAAACCTTTCGGAATGCAGGAACTTATTGTTCGCATAAAATCATTGGTGCACAGGGCTTTTGTGATAGAAAAGAATTGTATAACCTATGTTATAGGTAACTATTCATTTAATTCAGTTACGCAACAGCTCTCATTTTCTGGCACTTCCATGGAATTGTCTCACCGTGAATCAGAGGTTCTAAAGCGCTTATGCGAAAATATGGATCAAGTAGTGACCACACAAAATATACTGATTGAGCTTTGGGGAGACGACAGCTTCTTCAATTCTCGCAGCCTGCAGGTATTTATCACTAAACTTCGCCACAAACTGGCTCACGACCAGCGGATACGCATTATTAATATTCGTGGAATTGGGTATAAACTTATAGTCAGTTAA
- a CDS encoding peroxiredoxin: MRSLIGKKAPKFSASAVVNGNKIVDNFSLTQYEGSKYILFFFYPMDFTFVCPTELHAFQEKLEEFEKRNVAVVGCSVDSQFSHLAWLNTPKKDGGIQGVKYPLVADFSKSIAESFGVLAGTYAPDENGNWVCEGAPVAYRGLFLIDKNRVVRHCVINDLPLGRSIDEALRMVDALQHFEECGEVCPANWSKGKDAMKATGEGVADYLSNH, translated from the coding sequence ATGAGATCATTAATAGGAAAGAAAGCACCTAAATTTTCTGCATCAGCAGTAGTTAACGGAAATAAAATAGTAGATAACTTTTCACTGACTCAATATGAAGGCAGTAAGTACATACTCTTTTTCTTCTACCCAATGGACTTTACATTTGTTTGTCCTACAGAGCTACATGCATTTCAGGAAAAGCTTGAAGAATTTGAAAAAAGAAACGTAGCAGTAGTTGGCTGTTCAGTCGATTCACAATTTTCTCACCTTGCGTGGCTTAATACACCTAAAAAAGATGGCGGTATTCAGGGTGTGAAGTATCCTCTGGTTGCTGACTTTTCAAAATCTATAGCCGAAAGCTTTGGCGTTTTAGCCGGAACTTATGCTCCCGATGAAAATGGCAACTGGGTATGTGAAGGCGCACCTGTAGCTTATCGCGGATTGTTTCTTATTGATAAGAACAGAGTGGTAAGACACTGCGTGATCAACGACCTTCCTCTGGGAAGAAGTATTGACGAAGCTTTAAGAATGGTAGATGCTTTGCAGCATTTTGAAGAATGCGGTGAAGTTTGTCCGGCAAACTGGAGCAAAGGAAAAGATGCAATGAAAGCAACAGGAGAAGGTGTTGCTGATTATTTAAGCAACCATTAA
- a CDS encoding universal stress protein, producing METSKIKKVLIAIDYDKTAEIVAEAGYAMAKAMNAEITLLHVLYERPNYYIESPAVYEYQIGYIENLKVSLQNFLNETKKHLGDVSIDTMIKDGEIAETILYTAKEIGADIIVIGAHSRNWFDNIIMGNDAKAILKRTTIPLFIVPIVTDKK from the coding sequence ATGGAAACAAGCAAAATAAAGAAAGTATTGATAGCCATTGATTATGATAAGACTGCTGAAATTGTAGCTGAAGCAGGCTATGCAATGGCAAAAGCAATGAATGCTGAAATAACATTATTGCATGTATTATATGAACGACCAAATTATTATATTGAGAGTCCTGCTGTTTACGAATACCAAATTGGATATATTGAGAACTTGAAAGTATCTTTGCAGAATTTTCTGAATGAAACAAAAAAGCATCTTGGTGATGTATCGATTGACACAATGATAAAGGATGGTGAGATTGCCGAAACAATTCTCTATACAGCAAAAGAAATAGGGGCCGATATTATAGTTATTGGTGCTCATAGCAGGAATTGGTTTGATAATATCATTATGGGAAATGATGCGAAGGCAATATTAAAGAGAACAACGATTCCTCTTTTCATTGTACCAATTGTAACAGACAAAAAATAG
- a CDS encoding TIR domain-containing protein: MVKKKVFVSYDHDNDREYRHLLEEWNKNPDFEFCFNNQSPNEIKKEDIPRVKDALTDKINQASYAFVIIGKEANKENKHHEEIGYKNWQNFEVAKSIASKKKLVCVKLDKKFESPDELADCGAKCVMTFTQEAILKALKDA, translated from the coding sequence ATGGTAAAGAAAAAAGTTTTCGTCAGCTACGATCATGACAATGACCGTGAGTACAGGCATTTGCTTGAAGAATGGAATAAAAATCCTGATTTTGAATTTTGTTTTAATAATCAATCACCAAATGAGATAAAAAAAGAAGATATACCACGAGTAAAAGATGCTTTAACTGATAAAATCAATCAAGCATCGTATGCGTTTGTTATTATAGGAAAAGAAGCTAATAAAGAGAATAAACATCACGAAGAAATAGGTTATAAGAATTGGCAGAATTTTGAAGTTGCTAAAAGTATAGCCAGTAAGAAAAAGCTGGTATGCGTAAAACTGGATAAGAAGTTTGAATCTCCTGATGAATTAGCTGATTGCGGAGCCAAATGTGTAATGACCTTTACACAGGAAGCTATTTTGAAAGCTTTAAAAGATGCTTGA